One part of the Capsicum annuum cultivar UCD-10X-F1 unplaced genomic scaffold, UCD10Xv1.1 ctg1183, whole genome shotgun sequence genome encodes these proteins:
- the LOC124890083 gene encoding (S)-8-oxocitronellyl enol synthase ISY1-like — translation MSCWWSGAIGAAKKKLEDNVPQNYESVALIVGVTGIVGNSLAEILPLADTPGGPWKVYGVARRPRPSWNADHPIEYIQCDISKSEDTQSKLTLLTDVTHVYYVCWANRSTELENCEINGKMFQNVLDAIIPNCPTLSHICLQTGRKHYHGSFELFGIVAHDTPHHEGLPRLPIPNFYYTLEDILFEEVKKKEGLTWSVHRPGLIFGFSPYSSMNIIASLCVYAAICKHEGLPLRFPGSKSAWDGYSDCSDADLIAEHQIWASVDPNAKNEAFDVSNGDVFKWKHLWKILAEEFELEVEEFHERKKCTLEEMMKDKGQIWDEIVKENGLVASKLEEIGGWWFVDIALGGEGPLDTMNKSKEHGFLGFRNTKNAFISWIYKLKAYKIVP, via the exons ATGAGCTGCTGGTGGTCTGGAGCTATTGGTGCTGCTAAG aaaaaattagaagataatgTTCCACAAAATTATGAAAGCGTTGCTCTAATTGTCGGAGTCACTGGCATCGTCGGCAATAGCCTCGCTGAGATCCTCCCTCTGGCCGACACCCCCGGCGGTCCTTGGAAGGTCTACGGTGTTGCCCGCCGCCCTAGACCGTCGTGGAATGCCGACCACCCTATTGAGTATATTCAGTGTGATATATCGAAATCAGAAGATACCCAATCCAAACTCACTCTTCTCACTGATGTCACCCACGTTTACTATGTTTGTTGGGCAAATCGATCTACAGAGCTCGAAAACTGTGAAATCAACGGTAAAATGTTTCAAAATGTGCTCGATGCTATCATCCCAAATTGCCCCACTTTGTCTCATATCTGTTTGCAAACGGGTCGAAAGCACTATCATGGTTCATTTGAATTGTTCGGAATAGTAGCCCATGATACACCACATCATGAGGGTTTGCCCCGTTTACCCATACCCAATTTCTACTACACTCTTGAGGATATTTTGTTTGAAgaggtgaagaaaaaagaaggatTAACATGGTCAGTACATAGGCCTGGACTAATTTTTGGTTTTTCACCATACAGTTCGATGAACATTATTGCAAGTCTATGTGTTTATGCAGCTATATGTAAACACGAGGGTTTGCCATTGAGATTTCCAGGTTCTAAATCAGCGTGGGATGGGTATTCAGATTGTTCGGACGCAGATTTAATTGCCGAGCATCAAATTTGGGCATCGGTGGATCCAAACGCAAAGAATGAGGCATTTGATGTGAGCAATGGAGATGTGTTCAAGTGGAAACATTTGTGGAAGATTTTAGCTGAGGAATTTGAATTGGAAGTTGAGGAATTTCATGAAAGGAAGAAATGTACATTGGAGGAGATGATGAAGGACAAAGGACAAATTTGGGATGAGATTGTGAAGGAGAATGGATTGGTAGCAAGTAAATTGGAGGAGATTGGAGGTTGGTGGTTTGTTGATATTGCTTTGGGTGGAGAGGGTCCATTGGATACTATGAACAAGAGTAAGGAACATGGCTTTTTGGGTTTTAGGAACACCAAAAATGCCTTCATTTCTTGGATTTATAAGCTCAAAGCCTACAAAATTGTTCCTTAA